The following coding sequences are from one Chelonoidis abingdonii isolate Lonesome George chromosome 4, CheloAbing_2.0, whole genome shotgun sequence window:
- the LOC116821759 gene encoding olfactory receptor 4S2-like, protein MEPANNVTEFILSGLTQDQELQQVCFVLFLLFYLVIVLGNLLIIVTIICSEGLNCPMYFFLSHLSFIDICYSSVTAPKLIADFLVERKTISFDGCIAQLFMVHLFGGTEIFILTVMAYDRYIAICNPLLYTTIMNKHVCSWMVVASWVGGFAHSMVQTLLTVQLPFCGPNEIDHYFCDVHPLLKLACTDTFIVGIMVVANSGMISLTSFVVLVVSYIVILASLRSHSSKGRLKAFSTCASHITVVILNFGPCIFIYLRPSTTFSEDKMVTVFFTIITPMLNPLIYTLRNEEVKNAMRKLWSRKVTLGVK, encoded by the coding sequence ATGGAGCCTGCAAATAATGTGACTGAATTCATCCTTTCAGGACTCACCCAGGATCAAGAGTTACAACAAGtgtgttttgtgctgtttttactCTTCTATCTAGTCATTGTCCTGGGAAATCTCCTCATCATTGTCACTATAATATGCAGTGAAGGTCTGAACTGCCCTATGTATTTTTTCTTGAGCCATCTGTCCTTCATAGACATCTGCTATTCATCTGTCACCGCCCCAAAACTGATTGCAGACTTCCTTGTGGAGAGGAAAACCATCTCCTTTGATGGCTGCATAGCACAGCTGTTTATGGTCCATTTATTTGGGGGCACCGAGATCTTTATCCTCACAGTGATGGCCTATGATCGTTATATTGCAATCTGTAATCCCCTCCTTTATACGACCATTATGAACAAGCATGTGTGTAGCTGGATGGTGGTGGCTTCATGGGTAGGGGGCTTTGCGCATTCCATGGTTCAGACTCTCCTGACTGTACAGTTACCCTTCTGTGGGCCCAATGAGATCGATCACTATTTCTGTGATGTGCATCCTTTGCTGAAACTGGCCTGCACTGACACTTTCATTGTTGGCATCATGGTTGTTGCCAATAGCGGGATGATTTCCCTAACCTCTTTTGTTGTGCTGGTTGTATCCTATATAGTCATCTTAGCCTCCCTGAGAAGCCACTCTTCCAAAGGGCGTCTCAAAGCTTTCTCCACTTGCGCCTCCCACATCACTGTAGTGATTTTAAATTTTGGGCCATGTATCTTCATCTACTTACGACCTTCCACCACCTTCTCCGAGGATAAGATGGTCACTGTGTTCTTCACCATTATCACCCCCATGCTGAATCCCTTGATCTATACCCTGAGAAATGAGGAGGTGAAAAATGCCATGAGAAAATTATGGAGCAGAAAAGTGACTTTGGGAGTAAAATGA